The Panacibacter microcysteis DNA window ACCAGTACCATACCCAGCAGCAGGCTGGTAAGTGAGGCGGTAATAAACCACAACAGCGCTTTTCCACCTACACGACCTACCGTTTTAAGATCGCCCAGTTTTGCTATACCTACAACAAGCGTAGCAAATACGAGCGGCGCAATAATCATTTGCACCAGGCGCAGGAAGATAGTGGTAAGTAATTTTATGTTGGTTGAAAAAGAAGTAACAGACTCCGGCGAAGCATTAACGTGTACTGCATAACCTACAGCAGCGCCGAGGATCATAGCACCCAAAATATACCATGTAAGTTTGCCGGAAGACTTCATGCAGGTAGTGTTTATAAAGCCGCAATATAGTATTTAAAAATTAACAGCAGTCTTGCTAAACGGCTTTATAAAAGATTTAAAGCCGAACAAAAAGAAATCCTTATTTTGGCAAATCCATTTTATTAAAAACGAACCAATTGTATGAGTTTATTTGCAAAAAAGTCTTTATCATCTCTTCTTGCGCAGGCAGAGGATAGCGAGAAAGGTTTAAAGAGAACCCTGGGTGCAGGTAACCTGGTAGCGCTTGGAATTGGTGCTATTATTGGTGCAGGTCTGTTTGTAAGAACAGCCGCTGCTGCCGGCCAGGCTGCAGGGCCAGGTGTTACATTATCTTTTATAGTAGCAGCCATCGGTTGTGCTTTTGCCGGTTTATGTTATGCAGAGTTTGCTGCCATGATTCCTATTGCGGGCAGCGCTTATGCTTACAGCTATGCAACAATGGGCGAACTGGTAGCGTGGGTAATTGGCTGGGCACTCATTATGGAATATGCGTTGGGTGCCGCAACCGTTTCTATTGCATGGAGTGAATACCTCAACAAGCTGCTAGGTAACCGAATACCGTATGAATGGTGCCACTCCCCCTTTGAAAGTTTTACAGATTCTGCCGGCATTTTGCATTCAGGCATCGTAAATGCGCCGGCACTGGTAATCTTGTTATTGCTTACCCTGCTGCTTATAAAAGGCACACAGGAAAGTGCTACGGTAAACATGATCATTGTGATCATTAAAGTATCGATCGTTTTACTCTTTATAGCTATTGGCTGGCAGTATATAAATCCTGCCAACCACACACCTTATCTTATTCCTGAAGGAACACCGCCTGTTACAGACCAGGCTGGTAAAGTAATTGCTGACTACAGCGGCTGGAACAAACATGGATGGGGAGGTGTTTTGGGTGGCGCAGCCATTGTATTCTTTGCCTTCATTGGTTTTGATGCAGTAAGTACTGCTGCCCAGGAAGCAAAAAATCCTAAAAGAGACATGCCAATTGGTATACTTGGCTCCCTGGTTGTATGTACCATTTTATACATTTTATTTGGGCACGTTTTAACGGGCGTGGCAAACTGGAAAGATTTTGTAGATCCTGAAAAGGGACGTGAAGCTTCTGTTGCTTATGCCATTAGCACATACATGACAAATTATACCTGGCTGGCTACTGCTGTAACTATAGCAATTCTTGCGGGCTTCTCGTCTGTAATTCTTGTAATGTTAATGGGACAGAGCCGTGTATTTTATACCATGAGCTCTGACGGACTGATACCAAAAGTTTTTAATGAATTGCACCCGAAATTCAAAACACCTTATAAAGCAAACTGGATATTGTTTGTATTTGTTGGTTTGTTTGCAGCTTTTGTACCCGGCCATGTTGCGGGTGATCTTACATCTTTCGGAACATTATTCGCTTTTGTAGTGGTAAGTGCGGGTGTATGGGTATTGCGTAAAAAAGAACCAACCATTCACAGGCCATTCAGGGCACCTGCAGTACCAATTGTTTCGTCTCTTGGTGTGCTTATCTGCTCGGCGATGATTGTAGGCCTGGATACACAAACGCTTACAGTTGCATTGGTTTGGATGGCTATAGGACTGGTGGTTTATTTTCTATACAGCCGCCACCACAGTAAACTGAGAAACCCCTCAGAGATTATACCACACGCAAAAGATTTCAATTAAAAATAAGCCCCGCTTTGCGGGGTTTTTTGTTGTACAGAACTGAAAACCTAATTTTGCCACCGCTCAAAATTTGAGTGGCAGATCTTTTGGAGCCCGGCAACAGTACATGTATGAAGCTGCTGTTGCGTCGCACTCTTGTACTGTATAACATAATGCAACACCTCCGGGTGTAACAGCGTTTACCTGTTCTGTTTAGGCTTTTGCTTATAAGCCGGTAAGAGATACGGAACGCTGCAGCCGCCATAAAAACGGAACGCACAAGTGAGTGACACAACAGGCGATGCCAAAAGAACCAAAGTTGGAAACAAACAATTAAAGTAAAACCCACAACGAATATTTATTATGGGAAGAATTTTTGAAGTTCGTAAAGCCACCATGTTTGCCCGCTGGGACAGGATGGCAAAACAGTTTACCCGCATAGGAAAAGAAATTGCCATTGCCGTAAAAGCCGGCGGACCAGACCCCAACACAAACCCTGCTTTGCGCCGCTGCTTCCAGAATGCGAAGAGTGTAAACATGCCGAAAGACCGCGTGGAAGCAGCTATAAAACGTGCATCGGGCAAGGAAATGGATAACTACGAGGAGATACTTTATGAAGGTTACGGACCACATGGCGTAGCAATACTGGTAGAAACCGCCACCGATAACCATGTACGGACGGTGGCCAATGTGAAAAGCCACTTCAACAAAGGCAACGGCGCACTTGGAAACAGTGGCAGCGTAAGCTTTCAGTTTAAAAAAATGGGTGTTTTTAAACTGAAGCCTGAAGGACTGAACATTGAAGAACTCGAATTTGAGCTGATAGACTTTGGACTGGAAGAAATGGGTGAAAGCGCCGATGATGAAGGTAATAACATTGTTGTATTACGGTGTGCTTTTACAGACTTTGGCAGGCTGCAGAAAGCCCTCGAAGACAAAGGCATTACGCCGCTGAGCTCGGAGCTGGAATGGATTCCTTCTACAACAGTGCCGGTTACCGACGCACAGGCAGAAGACGTAAGTAAACTGATAGAAAGACTGGAGCAGGATGATGACGTAAGTAAGGTGTTTCATAATATGGGATAACATACATTATATTTTAAATATTTGTGAAGAGGCTGATCTTTGGATCAGCCTTTTTTATTTAGC harbors:
- a CDS encoding amino acid permease, whose amino-acid sequence is MSLFAKKSLSSLLAQAEDSEKGLKRTLGAGNLVALGIGAIIGAGLFVRTAAAAGQAAGPGVTLSFIVAAIGCAFAGLCYAEFAAMIPIAGSAYAYSYATMGELVAWVIGWALIMEYALGAATVSIAWSEYLNKLLGNRIPYEWCHSPFESFTDSAGILHSGIVNAPALVILLLLTLLLIKGTQESATVNMIIVIIKVSIVLLFIAIGWQYINPANHTPYLIPEGTPPVTDQAGKVIADYSGWNKHGWGGVLGGAAIVFFAFIGFDAVSTAAQEAKNPKRDMPIGILGSLVVCTILYILFGHVLTGVANWKDFVDPEKGREASVAYAISTYMTNYTWLATAVTIAILAGFSSVILVMLMGQSRVFYTMSSDGLIPKVFNELHPKFKTPYKANWILFVFVGLFAAFVPGHVAGDLTSFGTLFAFVVVSAGVWVLRKKEPTIHRPFRAPAVPIVSSLGVLICSAMIVGLDTQTLTVALVWMAIGLVVYFLYSRHHSKLRNPSEIIPHAKDFN
- a CDS encoding YebC/PmpR family DNA-binding transcriptional regulator yields the protein MGRIFEVRKATMFARWDRMAKQFTRIGKEIAIAVKAGGPDPNTNPALRRCFQNAKSVNMPKDRVEAAIKRASGKEMDNYEEILYEGYGPHGVAILVETATDNHVRTVANVKSHFNKGNGALGNSGSVSFQFKKMGVFKLKPEGLNIEELEFELIDFGLEEMGESADDEGNNIVVLRCAFTDFGRLQKALEDKGITPLSSELEWIPSTTVPVTDAQAEDVSKLIERLEQDDDVSKVFHNMG